From a single Fulvivirga ulvae genomic region:
- a CDS encoding non-ribosomal peptide synthetase, with protein sequence MKIDEYISSLRHKSIIVSVQDGNLAVKGADGAVTPEIIEELRSKKLEILEFFNAVKKNRGTELIPQANIQDHYPLSRGQVRLWILDQLGEGEGVYNVPLDFVIENMDVSAFERALELIVERHEILRTVIHVIDGQPRQVIKGISAVDMKVNYFSAASEELFNDIIVRECRYPFDLSESSMRVSVIDRGDDTSVLCFVFHHIIIDEWSSGVLIREFKELYEGIVTGKGNHLSPLKIQYKDYAVWQNDLIDSGSLDPSKKFWTDRLSGELTRLILPLDFDRPDERGYQGSRVEYEISREITDQLVKLGHQYKASLFIVLLSALKALLHRYTGQEDIILGYPVSGRDHYSLENQVGFYSNTVVFRTPIKGDLSFREILELVNTNSLETFEHQSYPFDLLVNDIDDGSNNKQNPLFDVLISYHDSASEGGIIEESETDNDTIIYRENTGSKFDLSYDFNRISRGSITGAINFNNNLFKKEKILRMVGHFKNFLTEVLNKPDNPISTLFFLENEEINQILRLFNNTNKGFDFSCGIKHLFEARAQESPGSISVLTEAGEITFGEMNDRANRLAHYLHTSFGVSDQDHVGVLMDNTVDRLLTLLAIIKLGAAYVPLDMDFPAERISFILKDTNAKLLITDGIDIIQKASIEYQGPVFETDQLDMKIEGCTNSNPQAEVGLESIFAILYTSGSTGKPKGVLIKNEGLINRINWFWNHYKCSQEDVIYQKTPFVFDVSIGEIFMPLCFGAKLVLAEKETSLQITENIIRFEVTYVHFSPTQLNNYLDAIEGEPLKNSDLRMIACSGEELTKNIVNKYYSRYSIPLSNLYGPTEASIEVTYYDTTQEDTRSEESRIPIGKPIDNVQIYVLDRYHQLSPIGFNGEIGIGGICLAKGYFNDPEKTKRQFIECSFDQLDKTRVYKTGDVGKWSDEGLVYFLGRVDNQISINGSRIEPGEIESAISDHPAIHEVAVVTRQDEFMNWHLIAYYTLKKEKNNLAEVEIPELSKPVARVRELENSHSPLSGTSTVQNVYELLHESLLKHHDRTALVYEDVSMTYKQLYEEVEKFATYLIKQYGVSLGDHVVLLAGRSERTIISILALLKIGAVYVPVDREYPLARMEQIVRDSAATLIIAERDIDFNVLSALAPIAFSEEPQNNPNMSGAKEYKSEASQGDLCYICYTSGSTGKPKGVMIEQQSVVDYIETFSRYFNISGADTVIQQSSISFDTFVEEVFPTLYAGAKLVILPDGGRNVEAMIDAINLHKVSVLSTTPLVINELNAQYDRLDYMPRVIISGGDTLQKSYVDRLLAYTSIFNTYGPTEFTICATFGRIEQGEDCNIIGKPVSDYKVFLLDDNLKEVGSGEIGEIHIAGAGMARGYLNNDIETKKYFIPNPFGEGRLYKTGDLARWNKKGELVFLGRKDNQVKLKGYRVEPIEVDMALQTCDGITNCITLAREDYRGEKHLVSYYSASKKIGTEEIREFLNALLSHYMVPDYFVEISEFVTTHNGKINTEALPVPELLLQDPAFNAELKDFLRKKLPAYMIPAHLIVLNELPMTVSGKTDRKFLENRELKKLRSNTVSKPVNKHEETLLEIWKDVLKLSEISTDTNFFELGGNSIKATQIMSMIYKRFEKKIALKDIYNNPTIIELARCLKTNERTETLMIKLGNVVPDHPSVFFIPPILGSATVFRELASSINDQVNVLGFQYRGFDHDEPFDLSIDAMAISFTREITMVNQAGQPVVLIGYSMGGTVGFEMARILEGQGYPVTLIIIDRNVYEDEGTLDDEDISKMLNQELAHWHKDLKDQDFDRVKRLVLHNAKILATYQIQGKIQGSIITIEAKRDTHQIHMEEWGNFTTGSFEHHYVQGDHYTIIDNLEILAPVIRRALLQPVS encoded by the coding sequence ATGAAAATAGACGAATATATAAGCTCTTTGAGACATAAAAGCATTATTGTCTCTGTGCAAGATGGAAACTTAGCAGTTAAGGGTGCTGATGGTGCTGTTACTCCTGAAATAATTGAAGAACTCAGGTCGAAGAAACTTGAAATACTGGAGTTTTTCAATGCAGTGAAAAAAAACAGAGGTACTGAACTTATCCCCCAGGCAAATATTCAGGATCATTACCCATTATCCAGAGGGCAGGTAAGGCTGTGGATACTGGACCAACTGGGAGAGGGGGAAGGGGTGTATAATGTTCCCTTAGATTTTGTGATTGAAAATATGGACGTCTCTGCTTTTGAAAGGGCATTGGAACTGATTGTTGAAAGACATGAAATATTAAGGACAGTAATTCATGTAATTGATGGGCAGCCGCGGCAGGTAATAAAGGGTATCTCGGCTGTTGACATGAAGGTTAATTATTTCAGTGCTGCTTCCGAAGAGCTTTTTAATGACATTATTGTCAGAGAATGTCGTTATCCATTTGACTTGTCAGAGTCTTCAATGCGCGTGTCGGTTATAGATCGTGGTGATGACACCTCGGTATTATGTTTTGTGTTTCATCATATAATAATTGATGAATGGTCTTCAGGCGTACTTATTCGAGAGTTTAAAGAACTATACGAGGGAATTGTTACAGGAAAGGGAAACCACCTGTCCCCATTAAAAATTCAATATAAAGATTATGCAGTATGGCAGAATGATTTAATTGATTCAGGCTCACTGGATCCTTCAAAGAAATTTTGGACGGATAGGCTCTCGGGGGAACTCACCAGGCTTATACTACCTTTGGACTTTGACAGGCCTGATGAGAGGGGTTATCAGGGCAGTAGAGTTGAATATGAAATCTCACGTGAAATTACAGATCAACTTGTTAAGCTTGGGCATCAGTATAAAGCGTCATTATTCATTGTGCTCCTAAGTGCTTTGAAAGCATTGTTGCATCGGTATACCGGACAGGAAGATATCATTCTTGGGTATCCGGTTAGTGGCCGTGATCATTATAGCCTGGAGAATCAGGTAGGGTTTTATAGCAATACGGTTGTTTTTCGTACACCGATTAAAGGCGACCTTTCATTTCGAGAGATACTGGAGTTGGTCAACACCAATTCTTTAGAAACTTTTGAGCATCAATCGTATCCATTTGATTTATTGGTAAATGATATTGATGATGGCTCAAACAATAAACAGAACCCTCTTTTTGATGTACTTATATCTTATCATGACTCTGCCTCCGAAGGTGGGATAATTGAAGAAAGTGAGACAGATAACGATACCATTATTTACAGAGAGAATACAGGAAGTAAGTTTGATTTATCTTATGATTTCAACCGGATATCGCGAGGTAGCATAACAGGAGCGATTAATTTCAATAATAACCTTTTTAAAAAGGAGAAGATCCTGAGAATGGTAGGTCATTTCAAAAACTTCTTAACGGAAGTTCTTAATAAGCCGGATAACCCGATCAGTACATTGTTCTTTTTAGAAAATGAGGAGATCAATCAAATACTGAGACTATTTAACAATACAAATAAGGGTTTTGACTTTTCGTGTGGAATCAAACACTTATTTGAAGCACGGGCTCAGGAATCGCCGGGATCAATATCTGTCCTTACAGAGGCAGGGGAGATAACTTTTGGAGAAATGAATGATCGAGCGAATCGTTTGGCTCATTATCTTCATACATCTTTCGGAGTTTCCGATCAAGATCATGTAGGGGTTTTGATGGACAATACGGTAGATCGTCTACTGACACTGCTGGCCATTATTAAACTTGGTGCTGCTTACGTTCCTTTGGATATGGATTTTCCCGCTGAGCGCATTTCCTTTATTTTAAAAGATACCAACGCGAAACTGTTAATTACTGATGGTATTGATATCATTCAAAAAGCCTCTATCGAATACCAGGGCCCCGTTTTTGAAACGGATCAACTAGATATGAAAATTGAAGGGTGTACCAATAGCAATCCACAAGCCGAAGTAGGATTGGAGAGTATATTTGCTATTTTGTATACGTCAGGATCCACAGGGAAGCCCAAAGGAGTATTGATAAAAAATGAGGGACTCATTAATAGAATAAACTGGTTCTGGAATCATTATAAATGTTCTCAGGAGGATGTAATATATCAAAAAACACCTTTTGTTTTTGATGTATCCATTGGTGAAATATTTATGCCTTTGTGTTTCGGCGCAAAACTTGTACTCGCAGAAAAGGAGACCTCTTTACAAATTACTGAGAATATCATACGGTTCGAGGTAACCTATGTACACTTTTCTCCAACCCAATTAAATAATTACCTGGATGCTATTGAAGGAGAACCTTTGAAAAATAGTGACCTTAGAATGATTGCGTGTAGTGGAGAAGAACTTACTAAAAACATTGTTAACAAGTACTATAGTAGATATAGCATTCCATTATCTAACCTTTACGGCCCCACCGAGGCATCTATTGAAGTAACGTATTATGATACTACACAGGAAGATACCAGAAGTGAAGAGTCAAGAATTCCAATAGGGAAGCCTATAGATAACGTTCAGATTTATGTACTTGATAGATATCATCAGTTATCCCCTATTGGCTTTAATGGTGAGATAGGTATTGGAGGGATTTGTCTTGCAAAGGGATATTTTAATGACCCAGAGAAAACAAAGAGGCAATTCATAGAATGCTCGTTTGATCAGTTGGATAAAACAAGAGTTTACAAAACCGGAGATGTGGGTAAATGGAGTGACGAAGGACTGGTGTACTTTTTGGGGAGAGTCGACAATCAGATTTCAATAAATGGCTCTCGTATTGAGCCTGGAGAAATTGAGAGTGCTATTTCTGATCATCCTGCAATACATGAGGTGGCTGTTGTCACCAGGCAGGATGAGTTCATGAACTGGCATTTGATCGCCTACTATACATTGAAAAAAGAGAAAAATAACTTGGCAGAGGTTGAAATACCTGAGTTATCGAAGCCTGTGGCCCGTGTTCGGGAGTTAGAAAATTCGCATTCACCTCTATCTGGTACCTCAACTGTGCAAAATGTTTACGAATTGCTTCATGAGTCACTTTTAAAACACCACGATCGCACGGCCTTGGTGTATGAAGATGTGTCTATGACTTATAAGCAGTTGTATGAAGAAGTTGAAAAATTTGCCACCTATCTAATAAAGCAATACGGGGTTTCGTTGGGAGATCATGTGGTTTTGCTGGCCGGCAGATCAGAGAGAACAATTATATCAATACTGGCTCTTTTGAAGATTGGTGCAGTGTATGTCCCTGTTGATAGAGAATATCCATTGGCACGTATGGAACAGATCGTCCGGGATAGTGCTGCAACACTCATTATCGCTGAACGGGATATTGACTTCAATGTACTTTCAGCCCTGGCGCCCATAGCTTTTAGTGAGGAACCTCAGAATAATCCCAATATGTCTGGTGCAAAGGAATATAAATCAGAAGCCTCTCAAGGAGATCTATGCTATATTTGTTACACGTCAGGGTCAACAGGAAAGCCTAAAGGGGTAATGATAGAGCAGCAATCTGTGGTTGATTATATCGAGACCTTTAGCAGGTATTTCAATATTTCTGGTGCTGATACGGTGATCCAGCAGTCGTCCATTTCATTCGATACATTTGTTGAAGAGGTCTTTCCGACGTTGTATGCCGGAGCAAAACTGGTAATCCTTCCTGATGGAGGAAGAAATGTAGAGGCCATGATAGACGCAATAAACCTCCATAAAGTTTCTGTATTGAGCACAACCCCATTAGTGATCAATGAACTCAATGCACAATATGATCGCCTTGATTATATGCCAAGAGTTATAATAAGCGGAGGAGATACATTGCAAAAATCATATGTAGACCGACTCCTGGCTTATACATCGATATTCAATACTTATGGCCCTACGGAATTTACTATATGCGCCACTTTTGGTCGCATAGAACAGGGTGAAGATTGTAACATAATCGGGAAACCCGTAAGTGATTACAAGGTGTTTCTTTTGGATGATAACTTGAAAGAAGTAGGCTCTGGGGAGATAGGAGAAATACACATTGCAGGAGCAGGGATGGCAAGAGGGTATTTAAATAATGATATTGAAACGAAGAAGTATTTTATTCCTAACCCTTTTGGAGAAGGAAGGTTGTATAAAACCGGTGATCTTGCCAGATGGAATAAAAAAGGAGAATTAGTGTTTTTGGGGAGGAAAGATAATCAGGTGAAGTTGAAAGGGTATCGTGTTGAACCCATTGAGGTGGATATGGCTCTCCAGACTTGTGACGGGATTACTAATTGTATCACTTTGGCCAGAGAAGATTACCGTGGGGAGAAACATCTGGTATCCTATTATTCAGCATCCAAAAAAATTGGGACAGAAGAAATAAGAGAGTTTTTAAATGCACTCCTGTCGCACTATATGGTACCTGATTATTTTGTGGAAATTAGTGAATTTGTTACAACACATAACGGAAAAATTAATACTGAAGCTTTACCTGTACCTGAACTTTTGCTTCAAGACCCTGCTTTTAATGCTGAACTCAAAGACTTTCTAAGGAAAAAGTTACCTGCTTATATGATCCCGGCTCATCTGATCGTTTTGAATGAGCTTCCAATGACTGTGAGTGGAAAAACAGACAGGAAATTCCTGGAGAATAGAGAACTTAAAAAGTTACGGAGTAACACGGTTAGTAAGCCAGTTAATAAGCATGAAGAAACCCTGCTTGAAATTTGGAAGGATGTCTTAAAGCTATCCGAGATCAGTACGGATACAAATTTTTTTGAGTTGGGAGGGAATTCTATTAAGGCGACTCAAATCATGTCAATGATTTATAAGCGGTTTGAGAAGAAAATTGCCTTAAAGGATATCTATAACAACCCAACCATTATAGAACTGGCCAGGTGTCTGAAAACAAATGAAAGGACGGAAACATTAATGATAAAATTAGGTAATGTAGTTCCCGACCACCCCTCTGTATTCTTTATACCCCCCATTCTTGGATCAGCTACGGTGTTTAGAGAGCTTGCCTCAAGCATAAATGACCAGGTCAATGTACTGGGTTTTCAATATCGGGGATTTGACCATGACGAACCTTTTGACCTTAGTATAGATGCTATGGCCATATCTTTTACAAGGGAGATAACCATGGTAAATCAGGCTGGCCAGCCAGTGGTTCTTATAGGATATTCTATGGGAGGTACGGTTGGTTTTGAAATGGCACGCATACTTGAAGGCCAGGGATATCCTGTTACCCTGATCATAATCGACCGCAATGTTTATGAAGATGAAGGCACTTTAGACGACGAAGATATTTCAAAAATGCTGAATCAGGAGTTGGCTCATTGGCATAAAGATTTAAAGGATCAGGATTTTGACAGGGTGAAACGACTAGTACTTCATAACGCAAAAATACTGGCAACCTACCAAATTCAAGGTAAAATACAGGGCAGTATTATTACCATTGAGGCAAAACGTGATACACACCAGATACATATGGAGGAATGGGGTAATTTTACCACTGGTTCATTTGAGCATCATTATGTCCAGGGAGATCATTACACTATTATTGATAATTTAGAAATACTAGCCCCTGTAATAAGAAGGGCATTATTGCAGCCTGTTTCCTGA
- a CDS encoding cyclic peptide export ABC transporter, with translation MKHFKSIFILIFMMSSTWLYGQEPQPFPVEEIDKKVQQFMENGDIPGLTLIALKGDQEYIKSYGYANIEKGIPVLLDTRFELASCSKAFTALAFLKFVKERDLSLDTPVNTLIPWFEVMFEEQEVTITLRQLLHHTSGIPWHTLSLIPESSKDDALEQTVRKLIGQELEFKPGSMYQYATINYDILALVMQKVTGESFEELMQDLFIELGLSNTRISASENDTLKAQGYKIGFFEPIAYSEPSFRGNNAAAYVISDANDLKKWMKIQLGMINTSLDSLVELTHNRDETVSPHNNKSYAMGWEVSLEGDGDILHSGQNPDFTAYAVLREKAGTALFLVANANSNFTAPLGQQIFDLINGEEIPEMYDPGDQNDTTYAMLAIALLFYVLVVLGFMISVFVDIFQKKRKFETLTIKRMLGFLLSLVVILPFTYGIYIFPEAILELDWNTTFIWSPMSLRVLLWVMVLAVGVSYLASVFTLLFPQKNEYKRFAPKILLLSILSGFANVGVIIVITSSIGSDVPVRYLLFYYFLILSIYLLGRRYVQIKLVRFTRGLVYELRVQLLSKILSTSYQRFEKINIGRIYAALNDDVSRVGDSTNVIVLLFSSTITVIGVFVYLISIAFWAALLTIFFMCLLLLVYNISVRKSNVFLDRARHETNIFMSYINDLVHGYKEISLHRNKKLEFRDDVSQSAERYKSKVLIADIKLLNSSYIGEFMLVALLGLVAYGIPEFFSNIENFVIMNFVIVLLYLIGPINRIVESIPSVLQIKIAWNRIQEFIKEIPYDTLLDQREEVKHTLIESFSAKGISFCYESDNTKESFSVGPIDLDVQAGEILFIIGGNGSGKTTLAKMLTGLYKPIEGEFSVNGNLVSSADLGEYFSTVFSPAHLFQKMYDIDLNGREEQFDHYLKLLQLDEKITVTDNNYSTIKLSSGQRKRLALLQCFMEDRPIYLFDEWAADQDPDYRKFFYKTLLPEMKKAGKIVIAITHDDNYFDVPDMVLKMETGKLKTYRVNKTPVDAI, from the coding sequence ATGAAGCATTTTAAAAGTATATTCATTCTCATTTTTATGATGAGCAGTACCTGGTTATACGGCCAGGAACCACAGCCCTTTCCTGTGGAAGAGATCGATAAAAAGGTACAGCAATTTATGGAGAATGGAGATATTCCCGGACTTACACTCATTGCTCTGAAGGGAGACCAGGAATATATAAAGAGCTATGGGTATGCCAATATAGAAAAAGGTATTCCGGTTTTGCTAGATACCCGCTTTGAACTGGCATCCTGTAGTAAAGCTTTTACAGCACTGGCATTTTTGAAATTTGTAAAGGAGAGAGACTTGTCATTGGATACCCCGGTGAATACACTCATTCCATGGTTTGAGGTAATGTTTGAAGAGCAAGAAGTTACGATCACCTTAAGGCAATTGCTGCATCATACAAGCGGAATACCCTGGCATACCTTGTCCTTAATACCAGAATCAAGTAAAGACGATGCACTAGAACAGACCGTACGAAAATTGATAGGGCAGGAGCTAGAGTTCAAACCTGGCTCCATGTACCAATATGCAACTATAAATTATGATATACTGGCCCTGGTTATGCAAAAGGTTACTGGAGAATCTTTTGAAGAGTTGATGCAGGATTTGTTTATAGAACTTGGCCTTTCAAATACAAGAATCAGTGCGAGTGAAAATGATACATTGAAGGCTCAAGGATACAAAATAGGCTTTTTCGAGCCTATTGCATACAGCGAACCGTCCTTTAGAGGAAACAACGCAGCGGCGTATGTCATATCTGATGCAAACGATCTGAAAAAGTGGATGAAGATACAGTTGGGTATGATAAATACCTCATTAGATTCATTGGTGGAATTAACCCATAACCGAGACGAAACAGTCTCTCCTCACAACAATAAATCGTATGCTATGGGATGGGAGGTCTCACTGGAAGGTGATGGGGATATTTTGCATAGCGGACAAAATCCTGACTTTACAGCTTATGCAGTATTGAGGGAAAAAGCTGGTACAGCATTGTTTCTGGTGGCTAACGCGAATAGCAATTTTACTGCCCCACTAGGACAGCAGATTTTTGATCTCATAAATGGTGAAGAAATCCCCGAAATGTATGATCCGGGGGATCAGAATGATACCACATATGCCATGCTAGCTATAGCGTTACTGTTCTATGTGTTGGTCGTGTTAGGGTTTATGATTTCTGTTTTTGTAGATATATTTCAGAAAAAGAGAAAATTTGAAACCCTTACCATCAAAAGGATGCTAGGGTTCCTCTTATCTCTGGTAGTAATATTACCGTTTACCTATGGGATTTATATTTTTCCCGAAGCCATTTTAGAACTTGATTGGAATACAACATTTATCTGGTCTCCCATGAGTCTGCGCGTGTTGTTGTGGGTCATGGTTCTGGCAGTTGGCGTATCCTATCTGGCTTCGGTTTTCACATTACTATTCCCCCAAAAAAATGAATATAAGAGATTCGCACCTAAGATATTGTTGCTTAGCATCCTTTCCGGATTTGCCAATGTAGGGGTAATCATAGTTATTACATCTTCTATAGGATCAGACGTACCCGTGCGCTATCTTTTGTTTTACTATTTTCTCATATTATCAATATACCTGCTGGGAAGAAGGTATGTTCAGATCAAATTGGTGCGATTTACCAGGGGATTGGTGTATGAGCTGCGTGTACAATTATTATCAAAAATCCTTTCTACATCTTATCAGCGCTTTGAGAAGATTAATATTGGAAGAATTTATGCAGCATTGAATGATGATGTTTCCAGGGTGGGGGATTCAACCAACGTCATTGTATTGTTGTTTTCAAGTACCATAACAGTAATAGGTGTCTTTGTATATCTCATTTCAATTGCATTTTGGGCTGCTTTACTTACCATATTTTTTATGTGTCTCCTGTTACTGGTTTATAATATCTCTGTAAGAAAATCAAACGTTTTTCTGGATAGAGCCAGGCATGAGACTAATATTTTTATGAGTTATATCAATGACCTTGTTCATGGATATAAGGAAATAAGTCTGCACCGGAATAAAAAACTAGAGTTCAGAGATGATGTTTCTCAAAGTGCAGAGCGATATAAATCAAAAGTTTTGATAGCCGATATTAAGTTGCTAAACTCCTCTTACATTGGAGAATTTATGTTGGTGGCTCTCTTGGGGCTGGTAGCTTACGGAATCCCCGAATTCTTTTCAAATATTGAAAATTTTGTGATCATGAATTTTGTGATCGTTTTACTTTATCTCATTGGGCCTATAAACCGTATTGTAGAGTCCATACCCTCGGTTCTTCAGATAAAGATAGCATGGAATCGCATTCAGGAGTTTATAAAGGAAATCCCTTATGATACATTACTCGATCAGCGGGAGGAAGTAAAACATACACTTATTGAATCCTTCAGTGCAAAGGGAATCTCATTTTGCTATGAAAGTGATAACACAAAGGAAAGTTTTTCAGTGGGGCCGATAGATCTGGACGTTCAGGCTGGAGAGATTCTCTTCATCATAGGAGGTAATGGCAGTGGCAAAACAACATTAGCAAAAATGCTGACAGGTCTATACAAACCAATTGAAGGGGAGTTTAGTGTCAATGGCAACCTGGTGAGTAGCGCTGACCTTGGAGAATATTTTTCTACTGTTTTTAGTCCTGCCCATCTGTTCCAAAAAATGTATGATATAGACCTTAACGGGCGTGAAGAGCAGTTTGATCACTACCTTAAATTACTACAATTAGATGAGAAAATTACGGTAACTGATAACAACTACAGTACCATCAAGCTATCGAGTGGCCAGCGAAAAAGGCTTGCTCTGCTCCAGTGTTTTATGGAAGACAGACCGATTTATTTGTTTGACGAATGGGCAGCAGACCAGGACCCCGATTACAGAAAATTCTTCTATAAGACCTTACTACCAGAGATGAAGAAAGCAGGAAAGATCGTGATCGCAATTACTCATGATGATAACTATTTTGATGTTCCTGACATGGTACTTAAAATGGAAACAGGAAAATTAAAGACCTACCGGGTGAATAAAACTCCTGTGGATGCTATTTAA